A region of Thermodesulfobacteriota bacterium DNA encodes the following proteins:
- a CDS encoding HD domain-containing phosphohydrolase, whose product MWEETLKKAKIMIVDDLEENTFMLGLILQEAGYVNIKSVNDSRLALPLYNEFQPDLMILDLMMPYLDGFEIMKQLKGRISEDVYFPILVLTADATAKTKQKALSMGAKDFLTKPFDSVEALLRIKNLLETRFLHLQLQNQNQILEEKVRKRTMELEAAQVEILERLALAGEYRDDNTGEHTQRVGRLSSLIARAMGLPEAQANLLGLAATLHDIGKIGIPDNILFKPDRLTAEEFKVIKSHITIGSKILSGSRSALLQMAEEIALTHHEHWDGSGYLGLREEEIPLAGRIVAVADAFDALTQERPYKKAWTEEEAIAEIKKKSGIQFDPRVVEAFLEVVVDEEHVVHQEKLQGLIHSPTI is encoded by the coding sequence ATGTGGGAAGAAACATTGAAAAAAGCAAAAATCATGATCGTAGATGACCTGGAAGAAAACACTTTCATGCTCGGTCTAATATTACAGGAAGCCGGGTATGTTAACATCAAGAGCGTTAACGACTCTCGTCTAGCTCTTCCTCTTTACAATGAGTTTCAGCCCGACTTGATGATTTTAGACCTGATGATGCCCTATCTGGACGGGTTTGAGATAATGAAGCAGTTGAAGGGGCGCATTTCGGAAGATGTTTACTTCCCAATACTGGTACTGACAGCCGATGCTACGGCTAAGACCAAGCAAAAAGCACTCTCGATGGGGGCTAAGGACTTTCTTACCAAACCATTCGACAGTGTTGAAGCACTCCTTCGTATAAAAAACCTCCTGGAGACGCGCTTTCTCCACCTACAGCTTCAGAACCAAAACCAGATTCTTGAGGAAAAGGTTCGTAAGCGCACCATGGAGCTGGAGGCGGCACAGGTTGAAATCCTCGAACGGTTGGCACTAGCTGGTGAATATCGAGATGATAACACCGGAGAGCACACACAAAGAGTGGGCAGACTCTCATCTCTCATTGCCCGGGCAATGGGACTTCCCGAAGCTCAGGCCAACCTACTCGGTTTGGCCGCCACATTGCACGACATAGGGAAAATCGGTATTCCCGACAATATCTTGTTCAAGCCGGACAGGCTCACTGCGGAAGAGTTTAAGGTGATAAAGAGCCATATAACCATCGGGAGCAAGATTCTTTCCGGAAGCAGGTCGGCTCTCCTTCAGATGGCCGAAGAAATTGCGCTTACCCATCATGAACATTGGGACGGTAGTGGTTACCTGGGGCTCCGGGAAGAGGAAATACCGTTGGCCGGACGCATTGTAGCCGTTGCTGACGCATTTGACGCCCTTACCCAGGAACGACCGTATAAGAAGGCCTGGACGGAGGAAGAGGCTATTGCGGAGATAAAGAAAAAGAGCGGGATTCAGTTTGACCCTCGGGTGGTAGAGGCATTCTTAGAAGTTGTCGTGGATGAAGAGCACGTTGTCCATCAGGAAAAACTGCAGGGCTTGATTCACTCTCCCACAATCTGA
- a CDS encoding secondary thiamine-phosphate synthase enzyme YjbQ, which translates to MPVKTISLKLETKGETDLIDITQSVGKAVRDSGVSSGIITVFVPGSTAGVTTIEYESGAISDFRKAIERLVPKGIHYDHDARWGDGNGYSHIRAAFLGPSVTVPFSSSRLLLGTWQQIVVVDFDNRPRKREIILQIVGE; encoded by the coding sequence ATGCCCGTAAAAACCATAAGCCTGAAGCTGGAAACGAAAGGGGAAACGGACCTCATTGATATAACGCAGAGTGTAGGAAAAGCAGTGAGAGATTCGGGAGTTTCTTCCGGAATAATTACGGTATTCGTCCCCGGTTCTACCGCCGGGGTCACTACCATCGAGTATGAAAGTGGAGCCATAAGCGATTTCAGAAAAGCAATCGAAAGACTGGTGCCAAAAGGGATTCATTACGACCATGATGCCAGATGGGGAGATGGAAACGGATATTCCCATATCCGGGCAGCATTTCTTGGCCCTTCCGTAACCGTTCCATTCTCATCATCCCGGCTTCTCCTGGGCACCTGGCAGCAGATTGTAGTCGTCGATTTTGACAATAGGCCGAGGAAGAGGGAGATAATTCTTCAGATTGTGGGAGAGTGA
- a CDS encoding MBL fold metallo-hydrolase yields the protein MIEYDGGVHLRGTDIWFDSTKKAHFSFLSNANVPGFIPHEKIIATSETIRLSGEKVKNSIVLPCPFNHPFILGKVKVELIPAGYILGSSQVVVDKDGKRIIYAGDFKLRRSITAQPIEIKRCDILIMKCIYGLPKYMFPSTENVMESVADFIDNSISTGLTPILLVDVIGKAQDLTKLLGDMGYKVSLHRSIYKAVKIYEEFGISFSNYESFRPKDIEGKVVLVPSYLRGSEVIEGIRRKRTGVVMGWALDTEFAKSAYRADEAFPLSNHAGYDELIQFVEMTRPKELYLIQGLCTEFASALKKRGYNAKPLQKPSQLKLL from the coding sequence ATGATCGAATACGACGGGGGAGTTCATCTTAGAGGAACAGACATATGGTTTGATTCGACTAAAAAAGCCCATTTCTCTTTTCTATCCAATGCTAATGTTCCCGGTTTTATACCTCATGAAAAGATCATCGCCACCTCCGAGACAATAAGGCTATCCGGGGAAAAGGTTAAAAATTCCATCGTGCTTCCCTGCCCCTTCAATCACCCTTTCATCCTGGGCAAGGTTAAGGTTGAACTCATACCGGCAGGATATATACTCGGTTCATCCCAGGTGGTTGTCGACAAGGACGGGAAGAGAATCATTTATGCGGGCGACTTTAAGCTCAGGCGGAGCATAACGGCACAGCCGATAGAGATAAAACGTTGCGATATATTAATTATGAAATGCATATACGGTCTTCCCAAATATATGTTCCCTTCGACCGAAAACGTGATGGAGTCAGTAGCGGATTTCATTGATAACTCTATTTCCACCGGTCTTACTCCCATACTCCTCGTCGATGTTATAGGCAAGGCGCAAGACCTTACCAAACTTTTGGGAGATATGGGATACAAAGTCAGTCTCCACCGGTCTATTTACAAAGCCGTTAAAATCTACGAGGAATTCGGCATTAGCTTTTCCAATTACGAAAGCTTTAGACCCAAAGATATCGAGGGTAAGGTCGTCCTAGTACCCTCCTACCTGAGAGGCTCGGAAGTCATCGAAGGGATAAGAAGAAAAAGAACCGGCGTTGTTATGGGTTGGGCTTTGGATACGGAGTTTGCTAAATCCGCTTACAGAGCGGACGAGGCTTTTCCTCTAAGTAACCATGCCGGTTATGACGAGCTTATCCAATTCGTAGAAATGACCAGGCCTAAAGAGTTATATTTGATTCAGGGACTCTGCACGGAGTTTGCAAGCGCGCTTAAAAAAAGAGGATATAATGCCAAGCCCTTGCAAAAGCCTTCGCAGCTCAAACTTCTGTAA
- a CDS encoding SAM-dependent methyltransferase, protein MNQISEIIGALIRQSGPITFAKFMELALYHPEHGYYSSGKAKLGKAGDYYTSPCVHPAFGEILGRFIYRASEVVDAPDFTVVEMGAGKGFLALDILDSLKRNYSEFYDRLNFIIIEQSPHLRDEGKVVLKAHSHKIRWVDFLASLEKESMNGVFISNELVDSFPFHRCKFKDGKLLEIFVGLAGEDFVESLEEPSSTDLSTYFQNYDLQFEDGQEVEVSLRAGEWLSDVASALSRGFALTIDYGFMAPELYSFVRMKGTFRCFHQHRLNENPYINIGEQDITADVDFSNLVRVGNRVGLNTVKYTTQGQFLVDWGILDVLETYSSSDISSEKSRMAIKNLFLPGLMGDRFKVLIQEKNLKETVKNFYPESSFRISFQKPLDRFNSV, encoded by the coding sequence ATGAATCAAATAAGTGAGATAATAGGGGCTCTAATTCGCCAATCTGGCCCTATTACTTTTGCTAAGTTCATGGAGCTTGCTCTTTATCATCCTGAGCATGGTTATTACTCCTCTGGAAAAGCGAAGCTGGGGAAGGCAGGTGATTATTATACCAGCCCTTGTGTTCATCCGGCGTTCGGAGAAATCCTGGGCCGGTTTATATATCGAGCGAGCGAGGTCGTTGATGCTCCCGATTTCACCGTGGTAGAAATGGGAGCGGGTAAGGGCTTTCTAGCTTTAGATATTCTTGATTCCTTGAAACGGAACTATTCTGAATTCTACGACCGTCTTAACTTTATTATTATCGAGCAGAGCCCACACCTCCGGGACGAGGGGAAAGTAGTTTTAAAAGCACATTCGCATAAAATTAGATGGGTTGATTTCCTCGCTTCTCTCGAGAAAGAAAGCATGAACGGTGTTTTCATCTCGAACGAACTTGTTGATTCCTTTCCTTTTCACCGCTGTAAATTTAAAGATGGAAAGTTGCTCGAAATATTTGTTGGTTTGGCCGGCGAGGATTTCGTGGAAAGCTTAGAAGAGCCGAGCAGCACTGACCTGAGTACATATTTCCAGAATTACGATTTACAGTTTGAAGACGGTCAGGAAGTCGAAGTAAGCCTAAGAGCCGGAGAATGGTTGTCTGATGTAGCTTCTGCTCTGTCTCGGGGGTTTGCTCTCACGATCGATTATGGCTTCATGGCGCCGGAGCTTTACAGCTTTGTAAGAATGAAAGGGACGTTCAGGTGTTTTCATCAACACAGATTGAATGAAAACCCCTACATTAATATAGGCGAGCAGGACATCACCGCCGACGTGGATTTCAGCAACCTGGTCCGAGTTGGGAACCGCGTCGGATTAAATACCGTTAAGTACACCACTCAGGGGCAGTTCCTGGTGGACTGGGGGATATTGGACGTCTTAGAAACATATTCTTCATCGGATATTTCTTCCGAAAAAAGCAGGATGGCTATAAAGAACCTATTTCTCCCCGGACTGATGGGGGATAGGTTTAAGGTTTTAATTCAGGAGAAAAATCTCAAAGAAACAGTAAAAAACTTCTATCCTGAATCTTCATTCAGGATAAGTTTCCAAAAACCACTCGACAGGTTTAATAGTGTATGA
- a CDS encoding CHAT domain-containing tetratricopeptide repeat protein, whose protein sequence is MLGRRMFKYFLIILSITLLLGACVSVKQPDLKIQEENIVRLVKEGAKLYDNGRYEEALSKLSQAEKQARLPEDKIEIADLLSKAAFALLEKKLFKMALSYYERSLDINRTLDHKPGLINNYSYIGKTYTDIGKYEEGIRSLEEALKIQKELGDKAGIAHNLNNVANLFSYLGNYQDSIKLLNQALGISEEIKDSTQTAKTLINLGTIHLRLRNYQQSIEYLNRAFEIADDANEENLKAYALNIMGVVYREQDNYEKALGYYQRALRINKKLGSKTEIATNLGTIGELYKELGHYDQALQYLEQSLNMAKELKNQLIAAIIMSYIGEVRFKQGNYEKALSLYDQSLKMFEELGAKDRIARSFNHIGYVEGETEDYDVAIKNFDKAIGIYKDLGDREWIRIALFGKGVYLEEKGDLVSAEKNYKEAVDVFESIREDVVGGEEGQQIFSNVNVKIYEKLVSLLIRQGKTEEALEYIQRSRSKSLRDNLLKSGISSFEDKIRGQLVKYDELSRREASINYELVREKSRLSPNQEKIENLSRTLAKTREEFNQVAFRLKEEYPRIYSLLRVSPQNLSDLRERVKLPSNLSILQYFIAENETYIFTVSNSGLTVKSSSIKKEDLNRMVSDFRRLTFESSSFGADKLKLSIDTIAKNKKLLDELSIILYNYLIKPVKGDIEDAEVVGIIPFGILNYLPFQALAEKGAGDGLEFFLEQKNLAYLINLDQLDYASANGKAKSFESIVAFGNPDLGEPELVLPHSKKEVLAIKDIFPNALVFLEDKATKENFKNNWGKYRIVHLSAHGILNEEGQFILLAPVGSGTLSITDIMELPPAEKINFVTLSACSTAIDPFQKNPTGTQLATLAFAFAWVEVPSTIATLWDISDQGTADLMKAFYKNLKDGKTLYTAFREAQVYLIKRNDKYSHPYYWAPFILFGNWN, encoded by the coding sequence ATGCTTGGTCGGAGAATGTTTAAATATTTTCTGATCATACTCTCCATTACCTTACTTCTAGGTGCTTGTGTATCAGTAAAACAGCCAGATCTTAAAATTCAGGAGGAAAATATAGTCCGGTTAGTGAAGGAAGGAGCAAAGCTATATGATAATGGAAGGTATGAGGAAGCTTTATCGAAGCTCTCTCAGGCAGAGAAACAGGCTAGGTTACCAGAAGACAAAATAGAGATTGCAGACTTATTATCCAAAGCCGCTTTTGCTCTTCTTGAGAAGAAACTGTTTAAAATGGCGCTTTCATACTACGAGCGCTCCCTAGATATAAACAGAACTTTGGATCATAAACCCGGACTAATTAATAACTATAGCTACATAGGAAAGACATACACCGATATTGGAAAATACGAAGAGGGGATTCGGTCTCTTGAAGAAGCCCTTAAGATACAGAAAGAATTAGGCGATAAAGCCGGAATAGCCCATAACTTGAATAATGTCGCTAATCTCTTTAGCTATCTGGGCAACTACCAGGATTCGATAAAACTTTTAAACCAAGCCCTTGGGATAAGCGAGGAGATCAAAGACTCAACCCAAACAGCAAAGACTTTAATAAATCTAGGCACTATTCATCTTCGCTTAAGAAATTATCAGCAGTCTATCGAATACTTAAATCGCGCCTTCGAGATTGCCGATGATGCAAATGAGGAAAACCTAAAGGCCTATGCTCTTAATATAATGGGAGTAGTTTATAGAGAGCAGGACAACTATGAAAAGGCTTTAGGTTATTATCAGAGGGCATTAAGGATAAATAAGAAGTTGGGTTCTAAGACCGAGATCGCTACCAATCTAGGCACCATAGGAGAGCTGTATAAAGAGCTTGGTCATTATGACCAAGCCCTTCAGTACCTTGAACAGTCCCTTAATATGGCTAAAGAACTAAAGAACCAATTAATAGCCGCCATAATCATGAGTTACATAGGAGAGGTCAGATTTAAACAGGGTAATTATGAGAAAGCTCTAAGCCTTTATGATCAATCCTTAAAAATGTTTGAGGAGCTTGGGGCCAAGGATAGAATAGCCAGGAGCTTTAATCATATCGGTTACGTAGAAGGAGAAACTGAAGACTACGATGTTGCAATTAAAAACTTTGACAAGGCCATAGGAATATATAAAGACCTCGGAGATAGAGAGTGGATTCGTATTGCTCTCTTCGGGAAAGGGGTTTATCTAGAGGAAAAGGGCGATCTTGTCTCAGCCGAAAAAAACTATAAAGAAGCCGTGGATGTTTTTGAGTCTATAAGAGAGGATGTTGTGGGAGGAGAGGAAGGCCAGCAAATATTCAGCAACGTGAACGTAAAGATTTATGAAAAGCTTGTATCCTTACTTATAAGACAGGGAAAAACAGAGGAGGCTCTTGAATACATTCAAAGAAGCAGGTCAAAATCCCTGCGTGATAATCTCCTAAAAAGCGGTATAAGCTCTTTTGAAGATAAAATTAGAGGGCAATTAGTAAAATACGACGAGCTTTCAAGAAGAGAAGCCTCTATAAATTATGAGCTTGTCAGGGAGAAATCAAGATTATCACCAAATCAGGAGAAAATAGAAAACCTGTCACGGACACTGGCAAAGACGAGGGAAGAGTTTAATCAGGTAGCATTTCGGCTAAAAGAAGAGTACCCAAGGATATACAGTTTACTCAGAGTATCTCCTCAGAATTTGTCCGATTTAAGAGAACGGGTGAAACTTCCATCAAACCTTTCCATCCTCCAATATTTCATTGCAGAAAATGAAACTTATATATTTACAGTCAGCAATTCGGGTCTAACAGTTAAAAGTTCCTCTATAAAAAAAGAAGATTTGAATAGAATGGTGTCTGATTTTAGAAGATTGACTTTCGAGAGTAGTTCTTTCGGAGCAGATAAGTTAAAGCTCAGCATTGATACTATTGCTAAGAATAAAAAACTCTTGGACGAACTTTCAATAATCTTATACAACTACCTTATAAAGCCGGTCAAAGGTGACATAGAAGATGCTGAGGTAGTTGGGATTATTCCTTTCGGCATACTCAACTATCTTCCCTTTCAGGCTTTGGCTGAGAAGGGAGCAGGTGATGGATTAGAGTTTTTTCTAGAACAGAAGAACCTGGCTTACCTGATAAACCTTGATCAACTTGACTATGCATCGGCGAATGGAAAGGCAAAGAGTTTTGAAAGTATAGTCGCTTTTGGTAATCCTGACCTTGGGGAACCGGAACTTGTCCTTCCACATTCCAAGAAAGAGGTGCTGGCTATAAAAGATATATTTCCCAATGCCCTGGTATTTTTAGAAGACAAAGCCACAAAAGAGAATTTCAAAAATAATTGGGGAAAATACCGAATAGTGCATTTATCTGCTCATGGGATTCTTAACGAAGAAGGACAGTTTATTCTACTGGCCCCGGTCGGCTCAGGTACGCTCTCAATAACTGATATAATGGAGCTACCGCCGGCAGAAAAAATAAATTTTGTTACACTCTCGGCGTGCAGCACTGCTATAGACCCTTTTCAAAAAAACCCAACTGGTACACAACTAGCCACCTTAGCGTTTGCTTTTGCGTGGGTAGAAGTGCCGTCTACTATTGCAACCCTTTGGGACATAAGCGACCAGGGTACTGCTGATCTGATGAAGGCTTTTTATAAAAACCTTAAGGATGGAAAAACTCTATATACGGCCTTTCGTGAAGCACAAGTTTACCTGATCAAGAGAAATGACAAATACTCTCACCCTTATTACTGGGCCCCATTTATCTTATTCGGCAATTGGAATTAG
- a CDS encoding beta-propeller fold lactonase family protein → MLPFDSDLKAIAVSPDGSKLYAADGLNNAVSVIDLSINEVVAIVGVGSNPSNIAIAPDSSRVYVANLGTPDSPDNTVSVISLIEDKNEDGELFFNITEVKVGVGPSGLAITPDGSKVYVTNSGSDTISVIDTSANEVKTIPVGLGPGGIAITSNDCESSKVYVANSADGTVSVIDVQNDTVIGDPIIVGIEPRGIAITLDCSKVYVANSASNTVSAITTSTNEVKTIPVGSNPGVVVVSPSGSRVYIANSGSNTVSVINIEDDTVIGEPIEVGPNPTGIAITGKGSKLYVANSGTDDEPGNIVSVIEVKTGDGELSFNVSEIQVTESEKASPVAITIKPDSSRVYVANVENISEIDVSTDKVIDTIAVSASN, encoded by the coding sequence ATGCTTCCTTTCGATTCCGACTTGAAAGCTATCGCCGTATCTCCAGATGGCTCCAAGCTCTATGCGGCTGATGGTCTTAACAACGCAGTATCAGTAATTGATTTATCGATTAATGAGGTTGTTGCTATTGTTGGCGTTGGGTCTAACCCCTCCAATATAGCTATAGCCCCGGATAGTTCAAGAGTGTATGTGGCTAATCTAGGCACTCCCGATTCCCCTGACAACACAGTATCAGTAATCTCATTAATAGAGGATAAAAACGAGGATGGAGAACTCTTTTTTAACATTACCGAAGTAAAGGTAGGCGTTGGGCCTAGTGGCCTAGCCATAACCCCAGACGGTTCCAAGGTTTATGTAACTAATTCTGGAAGTGATACTATATCCGTAATAGATACATCAGCTAATGAGGTTAAAACTATTCCCGTGGGATTAGGGCCCGGCGGTATAGCAATAACCTCCAATGATTGTGAGTCCTCTAAGGTATATGTAGCTAATTCCGCTGATGGCACAGTTTCGGTAATAGACGTACAAAATGACACTGTAATCGGTGATCCGATAATCGTAGGAATCGAACCAAGGGGCATAGCCATAACCCTGGATTGCTCTAAGGTTTATGTGGCTAATTCTGCTAGCAACACGGTGTCAGCAATAACAACATCGACTAATGAAGTTAAGACCATTCCTGTAGGGTCTAACCCGGGAGTTGTGGTTGTCAGCCCGTCGGGCTCTCGGGTTTATATAGCCAATTCTGGTAGCAATACTGTATCGGTAATAAATATAGAGGACGATACGGTTATTGGTGAGCCGATAGAGGTAGGACCCAATCCAACTGGTATAGCTATAACCGGGAAAGGCTCTAAACTCTATGTAGCTAATTCCGGTACCGACGACGAACCCGGCAACATCGTATCGGTAATAGAGGTAAAAACCGGGGATGGAGAATTATCTTTTAATGTTAGTGAGATTCAGGTAACTGAAAGCGAGAAGGCCAGTCCCGTCGCTATAACCATTAAACCAGACAGTTCTAGAGTGTACGTTGCTAATGTGGAAAACATCTCGGAGATAGATGTATCAACTGATAAGGTTATTGATACAATTGCTGTCAGCGCTAGCAATTAA
- a CDS encoding SBBP repeat-containing protein — protein sequence MNKVRDKIREIKFKKIIPGCILSLIMMVAICSLDTTEIISRIWLANNYWQQHIQPVTLSNSRAAENQSADSEFRQKINKLNIPFIANQGQTDERIKFYTTTFWGTVFVTNDGQIIHSLLKVKGKKSAKGLSLKEEFIGGMVHEVKGEKQAVTRVNYFKGRDKSKWENNIPAFDLISLGEVYNGVEIKLKAYGNNVEKLFFVESGADPEMIKVKLSGGKLNVNNNGELEVETDLGTVKFTKPVAYQEDDSTGHTTNSKKKEFVEVAYVVNGDEYGFSLGKYDRGKVLVIDPILAATFLGGEAGDFGNAIALDGEGNVYIAGSTAGEFSGVDEGSADSIVESTEGFVAKLDSDLSTILAATFLGGSSFDSASAMVLDDEGNVYVAGDTFSSDFPGINEESADSEFGGSLEAFVVKLDSDLSTILSATFLGGSDFEELENALTIDDMNNVYVAGRTGSPDFPGVSEGSSDNTFEFAEDFIVKLNSDLGTIIAATFLGGSSDEVIFAVALDDTGNIYVAGQTDSSDFPGINAGSADSIFESREAFISKLDPDLSEIISATFLGGSNGIEGASAISPDGMGNVYVAGFTNSSDFPGIDDESADDEFGGATEAFVAKLDSDLSEILSATFLGGSGGNGGETDDVANALVLDGMSNIYVAGQTESSDFPGVNTGSADSAFTGDREAFVAKLDSDLGMVLAATFLGGTDEDLESVTSIALDDTGNVYVAGNTNSSDFPGIDEESADSIREDSEAFVAKLDPNLSQGVANADLSVTKSDSPDPVTQGNDLIYTITVTNNGPDTATDVILIDTLPSGVTVVSASAGCTEDNSTITCRLTPQMAKDDSATVTIVVTPIDAGEITNTASVTGNESDPDITNNMATTTTTVEGEGGDNGNGCAIGGPYQAGTAMANVLIALIPTFVIGIRMLRRRK from the coding sequence ATGAACAAGGTCAGAGATAAAATAAGGGAAATCAAGTTCAAAAAAATTATACCGGGATGCATTCTCAGCCTTATTATGATGGTAGCCATTTGTAGTTTGGACACTACAGAGATAATCAGCCGTATTTGGCTTGCCAACAACTACTGGCAACAGCATATTCAACCCGTCACTCTGAGTAATAGCAGAGCGGCTGAGAATCAATCTGCTGACTCCGAATTCAGGCAGAAAATAAACAAGCTAAACATTCCTTTCATTGCCAATCAGGGTCAGACTGATGAAAGGATAAAATTCTATACTACTACATTCTGGGGAACAGTATTTGTCACAAATGACGGACAGATTATTCATTCCCTCCTAAAAGTTAAGGGAAAGAAATCCGCAAAGGGATTGTCTCTAAAAGAAGAGTTTATAGGCGGAATGGTTCATGAGGTAAAAGGAGAGAAGCAAGCGGTAACAAGGGTTAATTACTTTAAGGGGAGAGACAAATCAAAATGGGAAAACAATATTCCGGCATTCGACCTTATCAGTCTTGGAGAGGTGTATAATGGAGTGGAGATAAAGCTAAAGGCTTATGGGAATAATGTTGAGAAGCTCTTTTTTGTCGAGTCAGGAGCGGATCCAGAGATGATAAAAGTAAAGCTCAGCGGCGGGAAATTAAATGTGAACAACAACGGGGAGCTTGAGGTAGAGACCGATCTTGGGACAGTTAAATTCACGAAGCCTGTGGCATATCAGGAAGATGATTCGACTGGACACACCACGAACAGCAAAAAGAAGGAATTTGTTGAAGTTGCCTATGTTGTTAATGGAGATGAGTACGGTTTTAGTTTAGGAAAATATGACAGGGGAAAAGTGCTAGTGATAGACCCAATCCTTGCCGCCACATTCCTAGGAGGAGAGGCTGGTGATTTTGGTAACGCCATTGCCCTTGACGGTGAGGGTAATGTATACATAGCGGGTTCGACGGCAGGAGAGTTCTCGGGTGTAGATGAGGGATCCGCCGATAGCATAGTTGAATCCACCGAAGGCTTTGTAGCGAAGCTGGATTCAGATCTTAGTACAATCCTGGCAGCGACATTTTTGGGAGGAAGTAGTTTTGATAGCGCTTCTGCCATGGTGCTCGACGACGAAGGTAATGTATATGTGGCTGGTGATACATTCTCATCAGATTTTCCGGGCATAAATGAAGAATCTGCCGATAGCGAATTTGGCGGATCACTTGAAGCCTTTGTAGTCAAGCTGGATTCAGACCTAAGTACAATTCTTTCAGCTACATTCCTAGGAGGGAGTGATTTTGAAGAATTGGAGAATGCCCTCACCATTGATGACATGAATAATGTATATGTGGCCGGTCGTACGGGATCACCAGATTTTCCAGGTGTAAGTGAAGGGTCATCTGACAATACATTTGAATTTGCTGAAGACTTTATAGTGAAGCTGAATTCGGACCTGGGCACAATCATTGCAGCCACTTTCCTGGGTGGGAGTTCCGACGAAGTCATCTTTGCCGTCGCCCTCGACGATACCGGTAATATATATGTGGCCGGTCAGACAGACTCTTCGGATTTCCCAGGTATCAACGCTGGATCTGCCGATAGCATATTTGAATCCCGTGAAGCCTTTATATCGAAACTAGATCCAGACCTAAGCGAAATCATTTCAGCTACATTTCTTGGCGGAAGTAATGGTATCGAGGGTGCTTCTGCCATCAGCCCTGACGGAATGGGTAACGTGTATGTAGCCGGTTTTACAAACTCTTCGGACTTCCCAGGTATAGATGACGAGTCTGCCGATGATGAATTTGGGGGAGCGACGGAAGCCTTTGTAGCAAAACTAGATTCTGACCTAAGTGAAATCCTTTCAGCTACATTCCTGGGAGGGAGTGGAGGAAACGGTGGCGAAACCGATGACGTCGCTAATGCGCTCGTCCTTGATGGGATGAGTAATATATACGTGGCTGGTCAAACAGAATCATCAGATTTTCCAGGTGTTAACACTGGGTCTGCAGATAGCGCATTTACAGGAGATAGAGAGGCCTTTGTAGCCAAGCTGGATTCGGACCTCGGTATGGTTCTTGCAGCCACCTTTCTGGGAGGGACAGACGAGGATTTAGAGTCGGTCACTTCTATTGCGCTTGACGACACCGGTAACGTATACGTCGCAGGCAATACAAACTCATCAGACTTTCCGGGCATAGATGAGGAATCTGCCGATAGTATCCGTGAAGACTCGGAAGCTTTTGTAGCAAAGCTTGACCCCAATCTTTCTCAAGGAGTGGCTAACGCGGACTTATCTGTTACCAAATCTGACTCTCCCGATCCAGTGACACAGGGAAATGATTTGATCTATACGATCACTGTCACCAATAACGGGCCGGATACAGCTACAGACGTAATTCTCATCGATACCCTGCCCTCGGGTGTAACTGTGGTCTCGGCTTCAGCAGGCTGCACGGAAGATAACAGTACTATCACCTGCCGCTTGACTCCTCAGATGGCTAAAGATGATAGTGCTACGGTGACAATTGTTGTAACCCCCATAGATGCAGGGGAGATAACTAATACAGCAAGCGTGACTGGTAATGAATCTGACCCCGATATCACCAATAACATGGCCACAACTACGACAACTGTCGAAGGAGAAGGTGGTGATAATGGCAATGGATGTGCAATCGGAGGACCTTACCAAGCTGGAACAGCCATGGCCAATGTTCTTATTGCCCTAATTCCTACGTTTGTAATCGGCATCAGGATGCTAAGAAGAAGAAAGTAA